A genome region from Bradyrhizobium commune includes the following:
- a CDS encoding glycosyltransferase family 2 protein, which produces MRRTPVESERKLISILIPVFNEEGNIRRAYEAVGDVFEQMKDRYAFEIIFTDNHSTDASISIISELAEKDPRVRAVRFARNFGFQRSVLTAYRLAAGDAAIQIDCDLQDPPSVFPRFLELWEQGHDVVVGIRRFRQESKPLQWARQFYYRLLKRLSDDNLMLDSGDFRLIDRTVLDQLHLIDDVAPYTRGLTSLLATKQAGVAYDRQARQAGVSKFPLGKLIALAVDGLITHSIFPLRLAAFVGLGVSMLTCLASFFYIFSRVFFGINWPAGFATTTVLLLFGISLNGIFLGIIGEYVGRIYNQVRSRPTTVIEYSVNVTDTSLDRLALKAPPSAAAREAPAEMLRRTGTGQA; this is translated from the coding sequence ATGCGCAGGACGCCTGTTGAAAGCGAGCGCAAGCTCATTTCCATTTTGATCCCCGTCTTCAACGAGGAAGGCAATATTCGCAGGGCCTATGAGGCCGTCGGCGACGTCTTCGAGCAGATGAAGGACCGCTACGCGTTCGAGATCATCTTCACCGACAATCACAGCACCGACGCTTCGATCTCGATCATTTCCGAACTGGCGGAAAAGGACCCGCGCGTGCGCGCGGTGCGCTTTGCCAGGAATTTCGGATTTCAGAGGTCCGTGCTGACGGCCTACCGCCTGGCAGCCGGCGACGCGGCCATCCAGATCGATTGCGACCTGCAGGACCCGCCGAGTGTATTCCCTCGATTTCTGGAGTTGTGGGAGCAGGGGCACGACGTGGTCGTGGGCATCAGGCGCTTTCGACAGGAAAGTAAGCCGCTCCAATGGGCGCGTCAGTTCTACTACCGGCTGCTCAAGCGCTTGTCTGACGACAATCTGATGCTCGACAGCGGCGATTTCAGGCTGATCGACCGCACGGTGCTGGATCAGCTCCATCTGATCGACGACGTTGCGCCTTACACGCGCGGCCTGACCTCGCTGCTCGCCACCAAGCAGGCCGGCGTCGCCTACGACCGGCAGGCGCGGCAGGCCGGCGTGAGCAAATTCCCGCTCGGCAAGCTGATCGCGCTCGCAGTCGACGGATTGATCACGCACTCGATCTTTCCACTTCGCCTCGCAGCCTTCGTCGGGCTGGGAGTTTCGATGCTGACGTGCCTTGCGAGCTTCTTCTACATCTTCTCCCGGGTGTTCTTCGGCATCAACTGGCCGGCAGGCTTTGCCACGACGACGGTGTTGCTGCTGTTCGGCATCAGCCTCAACGGCATCTTTCTCGGAATCATCGGCGAGTATGTCGGACGAATCTACAACCAGGTGCGCTCGCGGCCGACGACTGTGATCGAGTACAGCGTCAACGTGACCGATACGTCACTGGATCGGCTGGCGCTGAAAGCACCACCGTCAGCGGCTGCCCGGGAGGCGCCGGCCGAGATGCTTCGCAGGACCGGGACAGGACAAGCGTGA
- a CDS encoding class I SAM-dependent methyltransferase: MPNASHHDIPTGKLTRCQVCGSERLELVIDLGHQPLCDSLPSKAQLDGPETSYPLRQVWCRDCSLSQIDYVVPPEVVFHPEYPYRSGITKELAVYQDAFVQDAVADLALKPDQLVVDIGSNDGTLLSGFKRRGMRVLGIEPTNIARIAREQGIDTLQAFFDEETARKVVETHGHAKVATATNVFAHVAQLGSFIRGLERLLAPDGVFILENHYLLDVIEGGQFDTIYHEHLRTYSLKSIVKLFEFFDFTCVDARRVSRYGGNIRVYVAKGKGRPVKPALAELLKAEDDFGLSRPECYEAFRARAEKVKRDLLELALDCNRKGLSFVGNSCPGRCSTLLNYVGIDRTLMPYICEQPTSLKLGLHLPGKQIPIVDNERLIREQPDYVVLLAWHYGQPIAEQLRARGLKSKLVMPLPEVRILPD, encoded by the coding sequence ATGCCCAACGCATCACATCATGACATCCCGACCGGGAAGCTGACGCGCTGTCAGGTTTGCGGCTCCGAGCGGCTCGAGCTCGTTATCGACCTCGGCCATCAGCCGCTCTGCGACTCGCTCCCATCGAAGGCACAGCTCGATGGTCCCGAGACGAGCTATCCGCTGCGTCAGGTGTGGTGTCGTGATTGTTCGCTGTCGCAGATCGACTACGTCGTTCCTCCAGAGGTCGTATTCCATCCGGAATATCCTTACCGCTCCGGCATTACCAAGGAGCTTGCGGTCTATCAGGATGCGTTCGTTCAGGACGCGGTCGCTGACCTCGCGCTCAAGCCGGACCAGCTGGTCGTCGATATCGGCTCCAACGATGGAACGCTGCTATCCGGGTTCAAGCGACGCGGCATGCGCGTTCTCGGCATCGAGCCCACCAACATCGCGCGTATCGCGCGGGAGCAGGGCATCGACACCTTGCAGGCCTTCTTCGACGAGGAAACCGCGCGCAAGGTCGTGGAGACGCACGGCCACGCGAAGGTGGCGACCGCCACCAACGTGTTCGCGCATGTGGCGCAGTTGGGCAGCTTCATCCGCGGTCTGGAGCGTCTGCTGGCGCCCGATGGTGTTTTCATCCTCGAGAACCACTATTTGCTCGACGTCATCGAGGGCGGGCAGTTCGACACCATCTATCACGAGCACCTGCGAACCTATTCGCTGAAGTCGATCGTCAAGCTGTTCGAGTTCTTCGACTTCACGTGCGTCGATGCGCGGCGGGTCAGCCGTTACGGCGGCAACATCCGGGTCTACGTGGCGAAGGGCAAGGGACGCCCGGTCAAGCCCGCACTCGCAGAGCTTTTGAAGGCGGAGGACGATTTCGGCCTGTCGCGTCCGGAATGCTACGAGGCCTTCCGCGCGCGCGCCGAAAAGGTCAAGCGCGACCTCCTCGAGCTCGCGCTCGACTGCAACAGGAAGGGCCTTAGCTTCGTCGGCAATTCATGCCCCGGCCGCTGCAGCACCCTGCTGAACTATGTCGGCATCGATCGCACGCTTATGCCGTATATCTGCGAGCAGCCCACCTCGCTCAAGCTTGGCCTGCATCTGCCCGGAAAGCAGATTCCGATCGTGGACAACGAACGCCTGATCCGCGAGCAGCCGGATTACGTGGTGCTGCTCGCCTGGCACTATGGTCAGCCCATTGCCGAGCAGCTGCGGGCGAGAGGACTGAAGTCGAAACTGGTCATGCCGTTGCCCGAGGTCCGCATACTGCCGGATTGA
- the rfbF gene encoding glucose-1-phosphate cytidylyltransferase, with the protein MKAMILAGGLGSRLSEETSVRPKPMVEIGGHPILWHIMKIYSSFGINDFVICLGYKGYLIKEYFSHYLLHTSDVTIDLKNNQIDFHASRSEPWRVTLVDTGAETETGGRIKRALPYVRDDDAFCLTYGDGVANVDIAQLIAFHRSHGKLATVTGIRPPGRFGSLQLEGAVVKGFTEKPLGDGGWINGGFFVLNPRIAELIAGDATTWEREPLEQLAASGELRVFRHEGFWQSMDTLRERNLLEGLWKGNNPPWRMWT; encoded by the coding sequence ATGAAAGCGATGATCCTGGCCGGTGGGCTCGGCAGCCGTCTCAGTGAGGAGACCTCCGTACGACCAAAGCCGATGGTCGAGATCGGCGGGCATCCGATTCTCTGGCACATCATGAAGATCTATTCGTCGTTCGGCATCAACGACTTCGTGATCTGCCTCGGCTACAAGGGCTATCTGATCAAGGAATATTTCTCGCACTATCTGCTGCATACGTCCGACGTCACGATCGATCTCAAGAACAACCAGATCGACTTTCACGCCAGCCGGTCCGAACCGTGGCGCGTGACACTGGTCGACACCGGTGCCGAGACCGAGACCGGAGGCCGCATCAAGCGGGCGCTGCCTTATGTCCGCGATGATGATGCGTTTTGCCTGACCTATGGTGACGGCGTTGCCAATGTCGACATCGCGCAGCTGATCGCGTTCCATCGCTCGCACGGCAAGCTCGCGACCGTCACGGGCATTCGTCCGCCGGGCAGGTTCGGCAGCCTCCAGCTGGAGGGCGCCGTCGTGAAAGGATTTACCGAAAAGCCCCTCGGCGACGGCGGATGGATCAATGGTGGATTCTTCGTGCTCAATCCCCGGATCGCCGAACTGATCGCCGGCGACGCCACGACCTGGGAGCGGGAGCCGCTCGAGCAATTGGCCGCGAGCGGTGAGCTGCGCGTGTTCCGCCACGAAGGGTTCTGGCAGTCCATGGATACGCTGCGAGAGCGCAACCTGCTCGAGGGGCTTTGGAAAGGGAACAACCCGCCGTGGCGCATGTGGACGTAA
- the rfbG gene encoding CDP-glucose 4,6-dehydratase, with protein MAHVDVNPDFWRGRNVLVTGHTGFKGSWLSLWLYAMKARVSGFALDPPTSPSLFERAHVADIVDDARGDVRDIEALSHALAKSRPDVVFHLAAQSVLRESYVDPIGTVSTNVMGTLNVLEAVRQFNLKAKAERSGDGVRSLVIVTSDKCYENREWVWGYRENEAMGGHDPYSTSKGCAELLMTSYNRSFAEPAAASARAGNVIGGGDWAKDRIVPDAVRAFAIGRALEVRRPRAIRPWQHVLEPLSGYLLLAEALSGKGVAVAEGWNFGPGPESEQPVESLVDTLAAIWGDGAQWLHTGGDELHEATFLKLDSSKARTTLGWRPRLGFRDALKLTADWYKADLERPASSMQEFTLGQIRDYCRAV; from the coding sequence GTGGCGCATGTGGACGTAAACCCGGACTTCTGGCGCGGCCGGAATGTCCTCGTGACGGGACATACCGGCTTCAAGGGCTCCTGGCTGAGCCTGTGGCTGTACGCCATGAAGGCGCGCGTTTCCGGCTTCGCGCTCGATCCGCCGACCTCGCCGTCCCTGTTCGAACGGGCCCATGTCGCAGACATCGTCGACGACGCGCGCGGTGATGTCAGGGATATCGAGGCGCTGTCGCACGCACTGGCGAAGAGCAGGCCGGACGTCGTGTTTCACCTGGCCGCACAATCGGTGCTGCGCGAATCCTATGTCGACCCGATCGGCACCGTCTCGACCAACGTGATGGGCACGTTGAATGTTCTCGAGGCGGTGCGTCAGTTCAATCTCAAGGCAAAGGCGGAGCGCTCCGGTGACGGTGTCCGCTCGCTCGTCATCGTCACCAGCGACAAATGCTACGAGAACCGCGAATGGGTATGGGGCTATCGCGAGAACGAGGCGATGGGAGGCCACGATCCCTATAGCACCAGCAAGGGCTGCGCCGAGCTGCTGATGACATCGTATAATCGCAGCTTCGCCGAGCCGGCGGCGGCCTCGGCTCGCGCGGGCAACGTCATTGGCGGCGGCGACTGGGCGAAGGACCGCATCGTCCCGGACGCGGTCCGCGCCTTCGCGATCGGACGCGCGCTGGAGGTGCGCCGTCCGCGCGCCATTCGTCCGTGGCAGCATGTGCTCGAGCCGCTCTCCGGCTATCTGCTGTTGGCGGAAGCCCTGTCCGGCAAAGGCGTAGCCGTCGCGGAGGGCTGGAATTTCGGCCCGGGGCCGGAAAGCGAGCAGCCGGTGGAGAGCCTGGTCGATACGCTCGCCGCGATCTGGGGCGACGGTGCGCAGTGGTTGCACACGGGCGGCGACGAGCTGCACGAGGCGACGTTCCTGAAGCTCGATTCGTCGAAGGCGCGCACGACGCTTGGCTGGCGGCCGCGGCTCGGATTTCGCGACGCGCTGAAATTGACGGCCGACTGGTACAAGGCGGATCTGGAACGTCCGGCATCCTCGATGCAAGAATTCACTCTTGGCCAGATCCGCGATTATTGCCGCGCGGTCTGA
- a CDS encoding Gfo/Idh/MocA family protein has protein sequence MTGLTVALIGGGRWGRTHASVLAQLSDRVARVLWVSRHNREAVDAFLADLPGAGDKFTAVQNLDAMLAARPDAAIVVTPAADHAETAGILLRARVPTLVEKPLALSADGARRLVEQAAAYDVPLLVGLHLLTAPFLHHFLGLTAGRSVAAVELEWLDPEREIRHGVEKFSNVTTHKVDEIIPHLWSMLHLVDDGAKLQLDKVGPLAQGAVKVELGLGQSRATLRFGRRASVRKRRIELEFRDGGYAELDFTVEPGRIIVDGVEQPSFVSDSTYGPLAVELAGFLDIVRLGQDISSSPQSASRCMGAVELAEMVRARLIAEEASAAAAQLARGGAMRDPDVSAWIIDNLAPLLDIREPRTESERRELADLIIDAVEPASSPAHAGDDRLGPAIATIRQTDFLQRLTRGRSV, from the coding sequence ATGACTGGTCTCACGGTGGCCCTGATCGGAGGCGGACGGTGGGGGCGGACGCACGCCTCCGTCCTCGCACAACTCTCCGACCGGGTCGCGCGCGTACTGTGGGTCTCGCGCCACAACAGGGAGGCCGTGGACGCGTTTCTCGCAGACCTGCCGGGAGCAGGGGACAAATTCACCGCGGTTCAAAACCTGGACGCGATGCTGGCCGCGCGGCCCGATGCCGCCATCGTCGTGACCCCTGCCGCCGATCACGCCGAGACCGCCGGCATCCTGCTTCGTGCGCGTGTGCCGACCCTGGTGGAGAAACCGCTCGCGCTCAGCGCGGATGGCGCAAGACGCCTGGTTGAGCAGGCGGCCGCGTACGATGTTCCCCTTCTCGTTGGCCTGCATTTGCTGACAGCGCCGTTCCTGCATCATTTCCTGGGTCTGACGGCCGGGCGATCTGTGGCCGCCGTCGAATTGGAATGGCTGGACCCCGAGCGGGAAATCCGACACGGCGTGGAGAAGTTCTCCAACGTCACGACGCACAAGGTCGACGAGATCATCCCGCATCTGTGGTCGATGCTGCATCTGGTCGACGATGGTGCGAAGCTGCAACTCGATAAGGTCGGGCCGCTGGCGCAAGGCGCGGTCAAGGTGGAGCTCGGCCTCGGTCAATCCCGCGCAACCCTGCGGTTTGGACGGAGAGCTTCGGTACGAAAGCGGCGCATCGAGCTCGAATTTCGTGACGGCGGTTATGCCGAGCTCGACTTCACTGTCGAGCCCGGCAGGATCATCGTCGACGGGGTCGAGCAACCGAGCTTCGTATCGGACAGCACGTACGGGCCGCTGGCCGTCGAGCTTGCCGGCTTCCTGGACATCGTGCGGCTGGGCCAGGACATTTCGTCGTCTCCCCAATCGGCGTCTCGTTGCATGGGGGCGGTCGAATTGGCTGAAATGGTGCGGGCCCGGCTGATCGCGGAAGAGGCGAGCGCTGCGGCGGCACAGCTCGCGCGCGGGGGCGCGATGAGGGATCCCGATGTTTCGGCCTGGATCATCGATAACCTTGCCCCGCTCCTGGACATTCGCGAACCGCGCACCGAAAGCGAGAGGCGGGAGCTTGCAGACCTCATCATCGACGCCGTCGAGCCTGCGAGCTCGCCAGCCCATGCCGGGGACGACAGGTTGGGCCCTGCGATCGCGACAATTAGGCAAACGGACTTCCTTCAGCGCCTGACAAGGGGCCGGTCGGTCTGA
- a CDS encoding carbamoyltransferase family protein: MYVIGISSGIKHGHHDGAAVLLRDGELIAAAEEERFTLAKHARGELPRGAMSFCLKQAGITMRDVDWICSPLKTYTNYTQRLTEYFKYQFGHGPKIELYDHHLCHAASSFYGSGFSEATVACFDFSGDSSAGLVAHARGNDFRVLTRFGRHNSLGLYYGMLTQYLGYQMTNDEYKVMGLSSYGSPDYLDKFAKLLRPNGISYELDPELDKRRRDADIFTSDFSTRQERIFTEKMEELLGPRRLRGAPLDQRLTNIAASGQKQLEIVATEVIRSAIAETGCGDVCIAGGVGLNCKMNMEIAAEPSVKRLYVPPVPHDAGVALGAAMMKCAEAGHTIAPLTHAYWGPEYSNDTIRETLDKIGARFELLDDPVSRCVTDLAEQKTVGWFQGRMEYGPRALGNRSILADPRQASMKDRINLTIKYREEFRPFCPSVLYERQAEYFEDAFDAPFMVVTFPVNAKVADTMPAVVHVDNTARIQSVHPDSNPLYSRLIGEFAKATSLPVLINTSLNINEQPTVNAPLEALHTYFCSGLDVLYLGPYRLSKTVRH, from the coding sequence ATGTATGTGATTGGGATCAGCTCCGGCATCAAGCACGGTCACCACGACGGCGCGGCCGTTCTGCTTCGCGACGGTGAGTTGATCGCGGCCGCCGAAGAGGAGCGCTTCACGCTGGCCAAGCACGCGCGCGGCGAGCTGCCGCGCGGCGCGATGAGCTTCTGCCTCAAGCAGGCCGGCATCACCATGCGTGACGTCGACTGGATCTGCTCGCCGCTGAAGACCTACACCAACTACACCCAGCGCCTCACCGAATACTTCAAGTACCAGTTCGGCCATGGCCCGAAGATCGAACTCTACGACCATCACCTCTGCCACGCCGCGAGCTCGTTCTACGGCTCCGGCTTTTCGGAAGCGACGGTTGCCTGCTTCGATTTCTCCGGCGACTCCAGCGCCGGCCTCGTCGCGCATGCGCGCGGCAACGACTTCCGCGTGCTGACGCGGTTCGGACGCCATAACAGTCTCGGTCTCTACTACGGGATGCTGACCCAGTATCTCGGCTATCAGATGACCAATGACGAGTACAAGGTCATGGGTCTGTCCTCGTATGGCAGCCCCGACTATCTCGACAAGTTCGCAAAACTGCTGCGCCCGAACGGCATCAGCTACGAGCTCGATCCCGAGCTCGACAAGCGCCGGCGCGACGCGGACATCTTCACCAGCGATTTCTCGACGCGGCAGGAGCGCATCTTCACCGAGAAAATGGAGGAGCTACTCGGGCCGCGGCGGCTGCGCGGCGCGCCGCTCGACCAGCGCCTGACCAACATCGCCGCAAGCGGCCAGAAGCAGCTCGAGATCGTTGCCACCGAAGTGATCCGTTCGGCGATCGCCGAGACCGGCTGCGGCGATGTCTGCATCGCCGGCGGCGTCGGGCTGAACTGCAAGATGAATATGGAGATCGCGGCGGAGCCGTCCGTGAAGCGTCTCTACGTTCCGCCGGTCCCGCACGATGCGGGCGTGGCGCTGGGTGCGGCGATGATGAAATGCGCGGAAGCCGGCCACACGATCGCGCCGCTGACTCATGCCTATTGGGGCCCGGAATATTCCAATGACACGATCCGGGAGACGCTGGACAAGATCGGCGCGCGCTTCGAATTGCTCGATGATCCGGTGTCGCGCTGCGTCACCGATCTCGCCGAACAGAAGACTGTGGGCTGGTTCCAGGGCCGCATGGAATATGGCCCGCGCGCGCTCGGCAACCGCTCGATCCTGGCGGATCCGCGCCAGGCCAGCATGAAGGACCGCATCAACCTCACGATCAAATATCGCGAGGAATTCCGCCCGTTCTGTCCCTCGGTGCTGTACGAACGCCAGGCCGAGTATTTCGAGGACGCGTTCGACGCGCCTTTCATGGTGGTGACGTTTCCGGTCAACGCGAAGGTCGCCGATACGATGCCGGCGGTGGTCCATGTCGACAACACCGCACGCATCCAGAGCGTCCACCCGGACAGCAATCCGCTCTACAGCCGCCTGATCGGCGAGTTCGCGAAGGCGACCTCATTGCCGGTGCTGATCAACACCAGCCTCAACATCAACGAGCAGCCGACCGTGAATGCGCCGCTGGAGGCGCTGCATACCTATTTCTGCTCGGGACTGGACGTCCTGTACCTTGGCCCATACCGCCTGTCCAAGACGGTCCGGCATTGA
- a CDS encoding phenylacetate--CoA ligase family protein has product MTAHYDALETREQAAREAELFSRLPSVLRSAMSAPGYAERLRGVDTAAVTSRTALAGLPVLRKSELPALHKASTPFGGFVAAAPGSFARLFTSPGPIFEPEGRQADPWRGARALFAAGFRAGDVVLNTFSYHLTPGGFIFDSSARALGCAVIPAGPGNTEQQFELIEAYRPVGYSGTPDFLKILLDAAASAGRDISSIKRALVSGAAFPPSLQAEIKARGIDAYQAFGTADLGLIAFETEARDGMVVNEDLIMEIVKPGTGDPVTPGDVGEIVVTSLDPHHPWIRLALGDLTAALPGPSKCGRTNMRIKGWMGRADQTTKVKGMFVRPEQIAEIGKRHAAVGRLRLVVTRQGETDAMTLKAESAAANESLREEIAGTLRAVTKLGGNVELVSPGALPNDGKVIADER; this is encoded by the coding sequence ATGACCGCCCATTACGACGCCCTCGAGACGCGCGAGCAGGCTGCGCGCGAGGCCGAGCTGTTCTCCCGCCTCCCCAGCGTGCTGCGCAGCGCGATGAGCGCGCCTGGCTATGCCGAGCGCCTCAGGGGTGTCGATACGGCCGCAGTGACCTCCAGGACGGCGCTGGCGGGCCTGCCAGTGCTGCGCAAGTCGGAACTGCCGGCCCTGCACAAGGCCTCCACGCCCTTCGGTGGCTTCGTGGCGGCGGCGCCGGGGTCGTTTGCCCGCCTCTTTACCTCCCCCGGTCCGATTTTCGAGCCGGAGGGCCGGCAGGCCGATCCCTGGCGTGGTGCGCGGGCGCTGTTCGCGGCCGGGTTCCGCGCGGGTGACGTGGTGCTCAATACCTTCAGCTACCACCTGACCCCGGGCGGCTTCATCTTCGATTCCTCCGCGCGTGCGCTCGGCTGTGCGGTGATCCCGGCCGGCCCCGGCAACACCGAACAGCAGTTCGAGCTGATCGAGGCCTACCGTCCCGTCGGCTATAGCGGCACGCCGGACTTTTTGAAGATCCTGCTCGATGCGGCGGCAAGTGCGGGCCGCGATATTTCATCGATCAAGCGCGCGCTGGTCTCCGGTGCGGCCTTCCCGCCCTCGCTCCAGGCCGAGATCAAGGCGCGCGGCATCGATGCCTACCAGGCCTTCGGCACCGCCGATCTCGGCCTCATCGCCTTCGAGACTGAAGCCCGCGACGGCATGGTGGTGAATGAGGATCTGATCATGGAGATCGTCAAGCCCGGCACCGGCGATCCCGTGACGCCGGGCGACGTGGGCGAGATCGTGGTGACCTCGCTCGACCCGCATCATCCCTGGATCCGCCTCGCGCTCGGCGACCTCACCGCGGCTCTTCCGGGTCCGAGCAAATGCGGCCGAACCAACATGCGCATCAAGGGCTGGATGGGCCGCGCCGACCAGACCACCAAGGTCAAGGGCATGTTCGTCCGGCCCGAGCAGATCGCCGAGATCGGCAAGCGCCATGCCGCGGTCGGACGGCTGCGCCTCGTCGTCACGCGCCAGGGCGAGACCGACGCGATGACGCTGAAGGCGGAATCGGCGGCGGCGAACGAGAGCTTGCGCGAGGAGATCGCAGGCACCTTGCGTGCCGTGACGAAGCTCGGCGGCAATGTCGAACTGGTCAGCCCAGGCGCGCTGCCGAACGACGGCAAGGTGATCGCGGACGAGCGGTGA
- a CDS encoding AGE family epimerase/isomerase: MADERIMAADEDVVARLKRRMIDDAIPLWSTVGWDHKAGGFIDRLHRDGTADTAAPRRVFVQARQIYCYAKAAQMGWYPEGHAIALKGLEHLLGHAKAPDGRPGYVHRLTPDGAVLDSRRDAYDHAFILFALATVYAIDKDAQVRAEIDALLAFIDGHLRSPHGGVHEGLPVSLPRRQNPHMHLFEAMIACFDATHDLSFQNRAGEFFALFLANLYDKQTRALGEYFEEDWSKIAPVSVEPGHQAEWVWLLKGFERITGCPTGQRRAELLASALRYRDEATGCLIDEGDDAGNIRRATRRLWPQTEIAKAWIAQAESGETGAADEARAALARLERHYLSHPVKGGWYDQFDRDGNSLIDTIPASSFYHVLCAVTEAEQVLG; encoded by the coding sequence ATGGCGGATGAGCGGATCATGGCGGCGGACGAGGACGTCGTCGCGCGCCTGAAGCGCCGTATGATCGACGATGCAATACCGCTGTGGTCGACCGTCGGCTGGGATCACAAAGCGGGCGGATTCATCGACCGGCTGCACCGCGACGGCACGGCGGATACCGCCGCGCCGCGGCGCGTGTTCGTGCAGGCGCGCCAGATCTATTGTTACGCCAAGGCGGCGCAGATGGGCTGGTACCCTGAGGGACACGCCATCGCGCTCAAGGGGCTCGAGCATTTGCTGGGACACGCGAAGGCGCCAGACGGCCGGCCCGGCTATGTGCACCGGCTGACGCCGGACGGCGCGGTGCTGGATTCGCGACGCGATGCCTACGACCACGCCTTCATCCTGTTCGCGCTCGCGACCGTCTATGCGATCGACAAGGACGCGCAGGTCCGCGCCGAGATCGATGCGCTGCTCGCCTTCATCGACGGACACCTGCGCTCGCCGCATGGCGGCGTCCACGAAGGCCTGCCGGTGTCGCTGCCGCGCCGGCAGAACCCGCACATGCATCTGTTCGAGGCGATGATCGCATGCTTCGACGCGACCCATGATCTGTCGTTCCAGAACCGCGCGGGCGAGTTCTTTGCGCTGTTTCTCGCCAATCTCTACGACAAGCAGACGCGCGCGCTCGGCGAATATTTCGAGGAGGACTGGTCGAAGATCGCGCCCGTCAGCGTCGAGCCCGGTCACCAGGCGGAATGGGTGTGGCTGTTGAAGGGGTTTGAGCGCATCACGGGTTGCCCGACCGGACAGCGGCGCGCCGAGTTGCTTGCGTCCGCGCTGCGCTATCGCGACGAGGCGACGGGCTGCCTGATCGACGAGGGCGACGATGCCGGCAACATCCGTCGCGCGACGCGCCGGCTGTGGCCGCAGACCGAGATCGCGAAGGCGTGGATCGCGCAGGCCGAGTCCGGCGAGACGGGCGCGGCAGACGAAGCGCGCGCGGCGCTGGCGAGGCTGGAACGGCATTATCTCAGCCATCCCGTGAAGGGCGGCTGGTACGATCAGTTCGACCGCGACGGCAACTCGCTGATCGACACCATTCCTGCGTCGTCGTTCTATCATGTTCTCTGCGCAGTCACGGAAGCGGAGCAGGTTTTGGGTTAG
- a CDS encoding ABC transporter ATP-binding protein: MSETARIERPSPTIVPAPPLLGVRNIEVVYDDVILVLRGLSLDVPKGAIVALLGANGAGKSTTLKAISGLLKTEDGEVTRGEILFEGERINGIDPDKIVRRGIFQVMEGRRIVADMTSLENLKLGAFTRRDREVDADLDMVFNYFPRLKERTGLAGYLSGGEQQMLAIGRALMARPKMILMDEPSMGLSPLLVKEVFSIIQKINRDLGVTILLVEQNARAALSVASHGYIMEQGKVVLDGTADELRDNEDVKEFYLGGAGDQRKSFKNLKSFKRRKRWL; the protein is encoded by the coding sequence ATGAGCGAAACGGCTCGCATCGAGCGTCCCTCCCCGACCATCGTACCCGCACCGCCCCTGCTTGGCGTGCGCAACATCGAGGTTGTCTATGACGACGTCATCCTGGTGCTGCGCGGCTTGAGCCTCGACGTGCCCAAGGGCGCGATCGTGGCGCTGTTAGGCGCCAACGGCGCCGGCAAGTCGACGACGCTGAAGGCGATCTCGGGACTGCTCAAGACCGAGGACGGCGAGGTCACGCGCGGCGAGATCCTGTTCGAGGGCGAACGCATCAACGGCATCGATCCCGACAAGATCGTGCGCCGCGGCATCTTCCAGGTGATGGAGGGCCGCCGCATCGTCGCCGACATGACGTCGCTGGAAAACCTCAAGCTCGGCGCCTTCACCCGCCGGGACCGCGAGGTCGATGCCGATCTCGACATGGTCTTCAACTACTTCCCGCGCCTGAAAGAGCGCACGGGGCTCGCCGGCTATCTCTCCGGTGGCGAGCAGCAGATGCTCGCGATCGGCCGCGCGCTGATGGCGCGCCCGAAGATGATCCTGATGGACGAGCCCTCGATGGGCCTGTCGCCGCTGCTGGTGAAGGAGGTGTTCTCGATCATCCAGAAGATCAACCGCGACCTCGGCGTCACCATCCTGCTGGTCGAGCAAAACGCACGCGCTGCGCTGTCGGTGGCAAGCCACGGCTACATTATGGAGCAGGGCAAGGTCGTGCTCGACGGCACCGCGGACGAATTGCGCGACAACGAGGACGTCAAGGAGTTCTACCTCGGCGGTGCCGGCGACCAGCGCAAGAGTTTCAAGAACCTCAAGAGTTTCAAGCGGCGCAAGCGGTGGCTCTAA